One Setaria italica strain Yugu1 chromosome I, Setaria_italica_v2.0, whole genome shotgun sequence DNA window includes the following coding sequences:
- the LOC101770589 gene encoding RING-H2 finger protein ATL8 encodes MARLLVEAPVGSSSPPADSLNSDMILILAGLLCALVCVLGLGLVARCACSRRWAAAARAPPGAAAANKGVKKEVLRSLPTVTYVPDGSKAAAGEGADECAICLAEFEDGQAMRVLPQCGHAFHAACVDTWLRGHSSCPSCRRVLAAELPAGERCRRCGAHPGLGAISALWKAPCSAEGPAFLP; translated from the coding sequence ATGGCGAGACTGCTTGTTGAAGCGCCGGTCGGCTCGAGCTCACCGCCAGCGGACTCCCTCAACTCCGACATGATCCTCATCCTCGCCGGCCTGCTCTGCGCGCTCGTCTGcgtcctcggcctcggcctcgtcgCCCGGTGCGCGTGCTCGCGGCGCTGGGCCGCCGCGGCCCGggcgccgccgggcgcggccgcggcgaacAAGGGCGTCAAGAAGGAGGTGCTGCGCTCGCTCCCGACGGTCACGTACGTCCCCGACGGCAGCAAGGCAGCGGCGGGGGAAGGGGCCGACGAGTGCGCCATCTGCCTCGCCGAGTTCGAGGACGGGCAGGCCATGCGCGTGCTGCCGCAGTGCGGCCACGCGTTCCACGCCGCCTGCGTCGACACGTGGCTGCGCGGGCACTCCTCCTGCCCGTCCTGCCGGCGCGTGCTCGCCGCCGAGCTGCCGGCAGGCGAGCggtgccgccgctgcggcgcgcACCCCGGCCTCGGCGCCATCAGCGCGCTCTGGAAGGCGCCCTGCAGCGCCGAGGGCCCGGCGTTCTTGCCGTAG
- the LOC101770198 gene encoding calcium-dependent protein kinase 5, which yields MGNTCGVTLRSKYFASFRGGASQRHDAAGYAPVATAADDPAPHGNGKRTARPAEAGAAADGSAPPPAPGMRRGAPAPAELTANVLGHPTPSLRDHYALGRKLGQGQFGTTYLCTDLATGVDYACKSIAKRKLITKEDVEDVRREIQIMHHLAGHRNVVAIKGAYEDQQYVHIVMELCAGGELFDRIIQRGHYSERKAAELTRIIVGVVEACHSLGVMHRDLKPENFLLANKDDDMSLKAIDFGLSVFFKPGQIFTDVVGSPYYVAPEVLRKRYGPEADVWTAGVILYILLSGVPPFWAETQQGIFDAVLKGVIDFDSDPWPVISESAKDLIRRMLNPRPAERLTAHEVLCHPWICDHGVAPDRPLDPAVLSRIKQFSAMNKLKKMALQVIAESLSEEEIAGLKEMFTAMDTDNSGAITYDELKEGLRKYGSTLKDTEIRDLMEAADIDNSGTIDYIEFIAATLHLNKLEREEHLVAAFSYFDKDGSGYITVDELQQACKEHNMPAAFLDDVIKEADQDNDGRIDYGEFVAMMTKGNMGVGRRTMRNSLNISMRDAPAAL from the exons ATGGGCAACACGTGCGGCGTCACGCTGAGATCCAAGTACTTCGCCAGCTtccgcggcggcgcgtcgcAGCGGCACGACGCGGCGGGGTACgcccccgtcgccaccgccgccgatgATCCCGCGCCGCACGGGAACGGGAAGCGGACCGCGCGCCCGGccgaggcgggggcggcggcggacgggtcCGCCCCGCCCCCCGCCCCGGGCATGCGGCGAGGGGCGCCGGCCCCCGCGGAGCTCACGGCCAACGTGCTCGGCCACCCGACGCCGAGCCTCCGCGACCACTACGCGCTGGGCCGCAAGCTCGGGCAGGGGCAGTTCGGCACCACCTACCTCTGCACGGACCTCGCCACGGGCGTCGACTACGCCTGCAAGTCCATCGCCAAGCGCAAGCTCATCACCAAGGAGGATGTCGAGGATGTGCGCCGCGAGATCCAGATTATGCACCACCTGGCCGGCCACCGGAACGTCGTCGCCATCAAGGGCGCTTACGAGGACCAGCAGTACGTCCACATCGTCATGGAGCTCTGCGCGGGAGGGGAGCTGTTCGACCGTATCATTCAGCGCGGGCATTACAGCGAGCGCAAGGCCGCGGAGCTCACGCGCATCATCGTCGGGGTCGTCGAGGCGTGCCACTCGCTCGGGGTCATGCACAGGGATCTAAAGCCCGAGAACTTCTTGCTGGCCAACAAGGATGACGATATGTCGCTCAAGGCTATCGACTTCGGCCTCTCAGTGTTCTTCAAACCTG gTCAAATTTTTACCGATGTCGTGGGAAGCCCTTACTATGTAGCTCCAGAGGTGCTGCGCAAACGCTATGGACCAGAAGCTGATGTGTGGACAGCTGGAGTAATTCTTTACATACTGCTAAGTGGTGTACCACCATTTTGGGCAG AGACTCAGCAAGGAATATTTGATGCTGTCTTAAAAGGTGTCATTGATTTCGATTCGGATCCCTGGCCTGTGATCTCTGAGAGTGCGAAGGATCTTATAAGAAGAATGTTGAATCCTCGCCCAGCAGAGCGCCTGACAGCACACGAAGTTCTAT GTCATCCATGGATTTGTGACCATGGAGTTGCTCCTGATCGGCCTCTTGATCCAGCTGTCCTTTCTCGCATTAAGCAGTTTTCAGCAATGAATaagttgaagaagatggcttTGCAG GTAATTGCTGAGAGCCTTTCAGAGGAAGAGATTGCAGGGCTGAAGGAAATGTTCACGGCAATGGACACAGATAATAGCGGTGCAATTACATATGATGAACTGAAAGAAGGATTGAGAAAATATGGTTCCACACTAAAGGATACTGAAATTCGTGACCTCATGGAGGCG GCGGATATAGACAACAGTGGGACGATTGATTATATAGAATTCATTGCTGCTACATTGCACCTCAATAAGCTGGAGCGTGAGGAACATCTAGTTGCAGCCTTTTCATATTTTGACAAGGATGGCAGTGGTTACATTACAGTGGATGAGCTCCAGCAAGCTTGCAAAGAGCATAACATGCCAGCTGCTTTTCTTGATGACGTCATTAAAGAAGCTGACCAGGATAAT GATGGTCGCATTGATTATGGAGAATTTGTTGCCATGATGACAAAGGGCAATATGGGAGTTGGGAGAAGAACAATGAGAAACAGCTTGAACATAAGCATGAGAGACGCCCCTGCTGCTCTCTGA